A window from Setaria italica strain Yugu1 chromosome VIII, Setaria_italica_v2.0, whole genome shotgun sequence encodes these proteins:
- the LOC101786413 gene encoding uncharacterized protein LOC101786413, which yields MARLGALLPLALAAVVLLLAVAVDAATPAARPPKAQGPKDPQPPRNEKPKPKPMKVKCKDRKLYPYCYGKPMECPAECSQSCYADCNSCKSVCVCSVPGACGDPRFIGGDGNAFYFHGRRDADFCVVSDRDLHINAHFIGKRGADGMSRDFTWIQAIAVLFDGHRLYVGARKTAAWDDDVDRMELALDGVPVSLPQEVDATWTSSAVPMLSITRTKAANGVLVVLDGKFKIRANAVPITEEESRVHRYGVTTDDCLAHLDLAFKFDTLTGDVHGVVGQTYRSDYVNGFDVKASMPTMGGESNFATSSLFAPDCAVARYHAPAGHRGDGVAMA from the exons ATGGCTAGGCTGGGGGCATTGCTTCCTTTGGCCCTCGCGGCCGTCGTCCtcctgctcgccgtcgccgtggacGCCGCCACGCCTGCCGCCAGGCCACCCAAGGCCCAGGGGCCGAAAGACCCGCAGCCACCGCGGAACGAGAAGCCCAAGCCGAAGCCGATGAAGGTCAAGTGCAAGGACCGCAAGCTCTACCCTTACTGCTATGGTAAACCCATGGAGTGCCCCGCCGAGTGTTCCCAGTCGTGCTACGCCGACTGCAACTCCTGCAAATCCGTCTGCG TGTGCAGCGTTCCGGGGGCCTGCGGCGACCCGCGGTTcatcggcggcgacggcaacgcCTTCTACTTCCACGGCCGGAGGGACGCCGACTTCTGCGTCGTCTCCGACCGGGACCTCCACATCAACGCCCACTTCATCGGCAAGCGCGGCGCCGACGGCATGTCTCGGGACTTCACCTGGATCCAGGCCATCGCCGTGCTCTTCGACGGCCACCGCCTCTACGTCGGCGCCCGGAAGACCGCCGCCTGGGACGACGACGTCGACCGCATGGAGCTCGCCCTCGACGGCGTGCCCGTGAGCCTCCCGCAGGAGGTGGACGCGACATGGACGTCCAGCGCCGTGCCGATGCTGTCGATCACCCGCACCAAGGCGGCCAACGGCGTGCTCGTCGTGCTCGACGGCAAGTTCAAGATAAGGGCCAACGCCGTGCCCATCACCGAGGAGGAGTCGAGGGTGCACCGGTACGGCGTCACCACCGACGACTGCCTCGCGCACCTCGACCTGGCCTTCAAGTTCGACACGCTCACCGGCGACGTGCACGGCGTGGTCGGCCAGACCTACCGCTCCGACTACGTGAACGGGTTCGATGTCAAGGCATCCATGCCCACCATGGGAGGGGAGAGCAACTTCGCCACGTCCAGCCTCTTCGCGCCCGACTGCGCCGTGGCGCGTTATCACGCACCAGCTGGTCACCGTGGTGATGGCGTTGCAATGGCGTGA